The following are from one region of the Methyloversatilis discipulorum genome:
- a CDS encoding Na+/H+ antiporter subunit C, with translation MEIVLACAIGVLTACGVWLLLRPRTYQVIMGLSLLGYGVNLFIFSMGRLALDSEPVLAAGVPTDLAHYTDPMPQALVLTAIVIGFAMTALFLVVLLAQRGFFGNDHVDGREDAE, from the coding sequence ATGGAAATCGTCCTCGCCTGCGCGATCGGCGTACTGACCGCCTGCGGCGTGTGGCTGCTGCTGCGACCGCGTACCTATCAGGTCATCATGGGGCTGTCGCTGCTCGGCTACGGCGTGAACCTGTTCATCTTCAGCATGGGCCGGCTGGCGCTGGACAGCGAGCCGGTGCTGGCGGCCGGCGTGCCGACCGACCTTGCGCACTACACCGACCCGATGCCGCAGGCGCTGGTGTTGACCGCCATCGTGATCGGCTTCGCGATGACCGCGCTCTTCCTGGTCGTGCTGCTGGCGCAGCGGGGCTTCTTCGGCAATGACCATGTCGATGGCCGGGAGGACGCCGAATGA
- a CDS encoding monovalent cation/H+ antiporter subunit D — MRAFAQALMPHLTIVPILLPLLTACLLLLLDGRRHRIRGMIGLAAALANLAVAVLLLFWVGSDLPAAYGVYLPSNWDVPFGIVLVADRLSVLLLVTAAVVALMALLFAVARWHKAGAHFHPLFQIQIMGLNGAFLTGDLFNLFVFFEVMLAASYGLLLHGSGPSRVRTGLHYVAINLLASSLFLIGAALIYGVTGTLNMADIAARIPQVAAGDRALLHAAFAVLGVAFLAKAAMWPLNFWLVPAYAAASAPAAAVFALLTKVGVYVLLRFSTLMFSDQAGASAGFGSDWLLWGGTATLAAGAFGMFSTQRPGRLAGFAVIVSSGTLLAVLGLARPELTAGALYYLPSSTLGVAAFFLLAELMERSRSADVAGARAPEDEEDYLPFPLAELELDKDVNLDEDEEMLIGHAIPAATALLGLAFICCTLLVAGLPPLSGFIGKFVLLSALVPELSADTAHIDALLTWVLPVLIVLSGLCALVALSRVGIRFFWTPVDREAPLLRVVEFVPIAVLVGVCVFISVRAEPVMRYAAATAEALYSPAGYIDAVLSARPRPTPTNAERLRLQGQESAP, encoded by the coding sequence ATGAGGGCATTTGCGCAGGCACTGATGCCGCACCTCACGATAGTGCCCATCCTGCTGCCGCTGCTGACCGCCTGCCTGCTGCTGTTGCTGGACGGTAGGCGCCACCGCATCCGCGGCATGATCGGTCTGGCGGCCGCGCTGGCCAATCTGGCGGTGGCGGTGTTGCTGCTGTTCTGGGTCGGCAGCGACCTGCCCGCCGCCTATGGCGTCTACCTGCCGTCGAACTGGGATGTGCCCTTCGGCATCGTGCTGGTCGCCGACCGCCTGTCGGTGCTGCTGCTGGTCACCGCCGCCGTCGTCGCGCTGATGGCGCTGTTGTTCGCCGTCGCACGCTGGCACAAGGCGGGTGCGCATTTCCATCCGCTGTTCCAGATCCAGATCATGGGCCTGAACGGCGCCTTCCTGACCGGGGACCTGTTCAACCTGTTCGTGTTCTTTGAGGTGATGCTGGCGGCGTCCTACGGTCTGCTGCTGCACGGCTCCGGCCCGTCGCGTGTGCGCACCGGCCTGCACTACGTGGCGATCAACCTGCTGGCGTCCTCGCTCTTCCTGATCGGCGCCGCGCTGATCTACGGCGTCACCGGCACGCTGAACATGGCCGACATCGCGGCCCGCATCCCGCAGGTGGCGGCCGGCGACCGCGCGCTGCTGCATGCCGCCTTCGCCGTGCTCGGCGTCGCCTTCCTGGCCAAGGCGGCGATGTGGCCGCTGAACTTCTGGCTGGTGCCGGCCTACGCCGCCGCCAGCGCGCCGGCAGCGGCAGTGTTCGCGCTGCTGACCAAGGTCGGCGTCTATGTGCTGTTGCGCTTCAGCACGCTGATGTTCTCGGATCAGGCGGGCGCTTCCGCCGGCTTCGGCAGCGACTGGCTGCTGTGGGGCGGCACGGCGACGCTGGCGGCCGGGGCCTTCGGCATGTTCTCGACGCAGCGGCCGGGCCGGCTGGCAGGCTTCGCCGTCATCGTGTCCTCGGGCACGCTGCTCGCCGTGCTCGGTCTGGCCCGCCCAGAACTGACCGCCGGCGCGCTGTACTACCTGCCCAGTTCGACGCTCGGCGTGGCCGCCTTCTTCCTGCTGGCCGAGCTGATGGAGCGATCGCGCAGTGCCGACGTCGCCGGCGCGCGCGCGCCGGAGGACGAGGAGGATTACCTGCCGTTCCCGCTGGCCGAACTGGAACTGGACAAGGACGTCAATCTGGACGAGGACGAGGAAATGCTGATCGGTCACGCCATTCCGGCCGCCACCGCGCTGCTCGGCCTGGCCTTCATCTGCTGCACGCTGCTGGTCGCCGGGCTGCCGCCGCTGTCGGGCTTCATCGGCAAGTTCGTGCTGCTGTCGGCGCTGGTGCCGGAGCTGAGTGCCGACACCGCCCACATCGACGCACTGCTGACCTGGGTGCTGCCGGTACTCATCGTGCTGTCCGGGCTGTGTGCGCTGGTGGCGCTGTCGCGCGTCGGCATCCGTTTCTTCTGGACACCGGTCGATCGCGAGGCACCGCTGCTGCGGGTGGTTGAATTCGTGCCGATCGCGGTACTGGTCGGGGTGTGCGTGTTCATTTCGGTGCGCGCCGAGCCGGTCATGCGCTACGCGGCGGCGACCGCCGAGGCGTTGTACAGCCCGGCCGGCTACATCGACGCGGTGCTGTCGGCACGGCCGCGACCGACACCGACCAATGCCGAACGCCTCCGCCTGCAAGGGCAGGAGTCCGCGCCATGA
- a CDS encoding Na+/H+ antiporter subunit E: MMRRLFPAPLLSLALLALWLLLNNASQGLGQWLLGAFLGVLVPLLTQSLRPTPVRFRRPSVALRLFMQVGYDVIVWNWRVLRGTLAAGKRMPRGGFVVVPLDMRDPNGLAVLAAIMCVIPGTIWSELALDRSALLVHMFDMDDVEAEIALIKGRYERPLMEIFE; encoded by the coding sequence ATGATGCGCCGCCTGTTTCCCGCTCCGCTGCTGTCGCTGGCGCTGCTCGCGCTGTGGCTGCTGCTGAACAACGCGTCGCAGGGCCTCGGTCAGTGGCTGCTCGGTGCCTTCCTCGGTGTGCTGGTGCCGCTGCTGACGCAGTCGCTGCGGCCGACGCCGGTACGCTTCCGCCGGCCGTCGGTGGCGCTGCGGTTGTTCATGCAGGTCGGTTACGACGTGATCGTCTGGAACTGGCGCGTGCTGCGCGGCACGCTGGCTGCGGGCAAGCGCATGCCGCGCGGCGGTTTCGTCGTGGTGCCACTGGACATGCGCGACCCGAACGGGCTGGCGGTGCTGGCGGCCATCATGTGCGTGATCCCCGGCACCATCTGGTCGGAGCTGGCGCTGGACCGCAGCGCGCTGCTCGTCCACATGTTCGACATGGACGACGTCGAGGCCGAGATCGCACTGATCAAGGGCCGTTACGAACGCCCGCTGATGGAGATATTCGAATGA
- a CDS encoding K+/H+ antiporter subunit F, producing MSPLLFSAIVFAMGCYITAMALALLRLVRGPSAQDRVLAMDLICTIAMLILMVLAIRYRSAMYFEAALLISIFGFVSSAAMAKFLLRGEVIE from the coding sequence ATGAGTCCGCTGCTGTTTTCCGCCATCGTGTTCGCGATGGGCTGCTACATCACGGCGATGGCGCTGGCGCTGCTGCGCCTGGTCCGCGGCCCCTCCGCACAGGACCGCGTGCTGGCGATGGACCTGATCTGCACCATTGCGATGCTGATTCTGATGGTGCTGGCGATACGCTATCGCAGCGCGATGTATTTCGAGGCGGCGCTGCTCATTTCCATCTTCGGCTTCGTCAGTTCGGCCGCCATGGCGAAATTCCTGCTGCGCGGCGAGGTGATCGAATGA
- a CDS encoding Na+/H+ antiporter subunit G, which yields MIPPLPLWVEIPVALLLALSGVFTLVAAIGVVRFRSFFQRMHPPALAFSFSAWCVTLASILYFSVQDGALSLHAWLIIIFLSLTVPVTTILLSRTELFRRRNSGDPDMPPPLSACVAPSADADVSSPTRR from the coding sequence ATGATTCCACCGCTGCCCCTTTGGGTCGAAATTCCGGTGGCGCTGCTGCTGGCGCTGAGCGGCGTGTTCACGCTGGTGGCGGCGATCGGCGTGGTGCGCTTCCGCAGCTTCTTCCAGCGTATGCATCCGCCGGCGCTGGCCTTCAGCTTTTCCGCCTGGTGCGTGACGCTGGCCAGCATCCTGTACTTCTCGGTGCAGGATGGCGCGCTGTCGCTGCACGCCTGGCTCATCATCATCTTCCTGTCGTTGACGGTGCCGGTGACCACCATCCTGCTGTCGCGTACGGAGCTGTTCCGCCGGCGCAACAGCGGCGACCCCGACATGCCGCCGCCACTCAGCGCCTGCGTGGCGCCTTCGGCGGACGCCGACGTCTCTTCGCCCACGCGGCGCTGA
- a CDS encoding heavy-metal-associated domain-containing protein yields MTIALSLTAVPVLAASTIKMQVEGLVCAFCGSAIEKKLRSNAATADVLVSLEHKIVALSLKDGQDIADDTLRTQITDAGYQVKKIERVPDTLDSLRAALKGR; encoded by the coding sequence ATGACCATCGCTCTTTCGCTGACCGCGGTGCCGGTGCTGGCCGCCAGTACGATCAAGATGCAGGTCGAAGGTCTGGTATGCGCCTTCTGCGGCTCGGCGATCGAGAAAAAGCTGCGCAGCAACGCGGCCACCGCCGACGTGCTGGTCAGCCTCGAACACAAGATCGTCGCGCTGAGCCTGAAGGACGGTCAGGACATCGCCGACGACACGCTGCGCACGCAGATCACCGACGCCGGTTACCAGGTGAAGAAGATCGAACGCGTGCCCGACACGCTGGACAGCCTGCGTGCCGCGCTCAAGGGACGCTGA
- a CDS encoding EAL domain-containing protein produces the protein MAHASLSVVAEAEQAPGADIVHSANGVLARYKGLTLTSHFQPIFSVSHCRAIGHEGLLRAADAEANPVAPARVIAGATRYDDLRYLDQLCRYLHVNNHAAQDTHDGWLFLNIHPEVFRSGPDSDLSDFLPELSEHPDIDPRRIVIEVMEQAVSEHAGFARTVEYLRGLGCMIALDDFGAGHSNFDRIWTMQPEIVKLDRSFAVKSVEDPSARRLLPQIVSLIHEAGSLVLLEGVETEAQALAALDADIDFVQGFYFAMPAARPVDTREVSPVLNDLWERFNTTRGSGAARYRELIAPYIHAMGGCAVLLEEGIPIEEACRGFLQLERADCCFLLDADGRQVGRNVRTSQPFGTADSQYRSLSINRHARWSRRPYFRRAIEHVGKVQVTRPYLSISSGLLCVTVSIAYRGWDDQLRVLCGDLHWPQVV, from the coding sequence ATGGCCCACGCATCGTTATCCGTCGTCGCGGAAGCCGAGCAAGCACCCGGCGCCGACATCGTCCACAGCGCAAATGGCGTGCTGGCCCGCTACAAGGGCCTGACGCTGACCAGCCACTTCCAGCCCATCTTCAGCGTTTCGCACTGTCGCGCCATCGGTCACGAAGGTCTGCTGCGCGCCGCCGACGCGGAAGCGAACCCGGTCGCGCCGGCCCGCGTCATCGCCGGCGCCACGCGTTACGACGACCTGCGCTACCTCGACCAGCTGTGCCGCTACCTGCACGTGAACAACCACGCCGCGCAGGACACGCATGACGGCTGGCTCTTCCTGAACATCCACCCGGAAGTGTTCCGCAGCGGTCCGGACAGCGACCTCAGCGACTTCCTACCCGAACTGTCGGAACACCCGGACATCGATCCGCGCCGCATCGTCATCGAAGTGATGGAACAGGCGGTGTCCGAACACGCCGGTTTCGCCCGCACGGTCGAGTACCTGCGCGGCCTCGGCTGCATGATCGCGCTCGACGACTTCGGCGCCGGCCATTCGAACTTCGACCGCATCTGGACCATGCAGCCGGAAATCGTCAAGCTCGACCGCTCCTTCGCCGTCAAGTCGGTCGAGGATCCGTCGGCGCGCCGCCTGCTGCCGCAGATCGTCAGTCTGATCCACGAAGCCGGCTCGCTGGTGCTGCTCGAAGGCGTCGAAACCGAGGCGCAGGCACTGGCCGCGCTCGACGCCGACATCGACTTCGTCCAGGGCTTCTACTTCGCGATGCCGGCGGCGCGCCCGGTCGACACGCGCGAAGTGAGCCCGGTGCTGAACGACCTGTGGGAACGCTTCAACACGACACGCGGCAGCGGTGCCGCGCGCTACCGTGAACTGATCGCGCCTTACATCCACGCCATGGGCGGCTGCGCCGTGCTGCTGGAAGAAGGCATCCCGATCGAGGAGGCCTGCCGTGGCTTCCTGCAGCTGGAGCGCGCCGACTGCTGCTTCCTGCTCGACGCGGACGGCCGCCAGGTCGGCCGCAATGTGCGCACCTCACAGCCTTTCGGCACCGCCGACAGCCAGTACCGCTCGCTGTCGATCAACCGCCACGCGCGCTGGTCGCGCCGCCCCTACTTCCGTCGCGCCATCGAGCACGTCGGCAAGGTGCAGGTGACGCGCCCCTATCTGTCCATCTCGTCCGGCCTGCTGTGCGTGACGGTGTCCATCGCATACCGCGGCTGGGACGACCAGTTGCGCGTGCTGTGCGGTGACCTGCACTGGCCGCAGGTGGTCTGA
- the rmuC gene encoding DNA recombination protein RmuC — translation MSEFPPLLVLIGLLQILLLGAVVWLVLRVRALGGGLDAATQEGQRQTLAALHEGLQRQTERTVGMQADADERLRRAISLELGAARDAVGALQRAQQVGLAELSAALNSRQETLRTELVAQTAATLAEQTRVQQEALQNGLQNASVQLTASIESLTRTVNERLELLSGRVHERLEEGFRKTNETFASVMARLATIDEAQKKIEGLSTSVVSLKELLGDKKARGAFGEVQLEALVRNALPPDAFEFQATLSNGARVDCLLRLPEPTGRVAVDSKFPLENYHRMFAADAAEADRRQAQAAFRADVRKHVDDIAAKYIIADETSDGAVMFLPAEAVFAELHAHHAEVIAYAQAKRVWIVSPTTLMAVLNTARAVLKDVETRKQIHLIRDALGRLAKDFTLFDKRMEKLATHIRQAHDDVQEVAISSRKISGQFVRIERAEADALRSLDTPEDGA, via the coding sequence GTGTCTGAATTTCCCCCGCTGCTCGTCCTGATCGGTCTGCTCCAGATACTGCTGCTCGGCGCAGTCGTCTGGCTCGTACTACGCGTGCGCGCGCTGGGCGGCGGGCTGGACGCCGCCACGCAGGAGGGCCAGCGGCAGACGCTGGCCGCGCTGCACGAGGGCCTGCAGCGGCAGACCGAGCGCACCGTGGGCATGCAGGCCGACGCCGACGAGCGGCTGCGCCGCGCCATTTCGCTCGAACTGGGCGCGGCACGCGACGCGGTCGGTGCGCTGCAGCGCGCCCAGCAGGTCGGGCTGGCCGAACTGTCGGCGGCGCTGAACAGCCGCCAGGAAACCCTGCGCACCGAACTGGTGGCGCAGACCGCAGCCACGCTGGCCGAACAGACGCGGGTGCAGCAGGAGGCGCTGCAGAACGGCCTGCAGAACGCCTCGGTGCAGCTGACGGCGTCGATCGAATCGCTGACCCGCACCGTGAACGAACGGCTCGAACTGCTCAGCGGCCGCGTGCACGAACGGCTGGAAGAGGGCTTCCGCAAGACCAACGAAACCTTCGCCAGCGTGATGGCGCGGCTGGCCACCATCGACGAGGCGCAGAAGAAGATCGAGGGGCTGTCGACCAGCGTGGTGAGCCTGAAGGAACTGCTGGGCGACAAGAAGGCGCGCGGCGCCTTCGGTGAGGTGCAGCTGGAGGCGCTGGTGCGCAACGCGCTGCCGCCAGACGCCTTCGAATTCCAGGCCACGCTGTCGAATGGCGCCCGGGTCGACTGCCTGCTGCGGCTGCCGGAGCCGACCGGCCGGGTGGCGGTCGATTCCAAGTTCCCGCTGGAAAACTATCACCGCATGTTCGCCGCCGATGCGGCCGAAGCCGACCGCAGGCAGGCGCAGGCGGCCTTCCGTGCCGACGTGCGCAAGCACGTCGACGACATCGCGGCCAAGTACATCATCGCCGACGAGACCTCGGACGGCGCGGTCATGTTCCTGCCGGCCGAGGCGGTGTTTGCCGAACTGCACGCCCACCACGCCGAGGTGATCGCCTACGCGCAGGCCAAGCGGGTGTGGATCGTGTCGCCGACCACGCTGATGGCGGTGCTGAACACCGCGCGCGCCGTGCTCAAGGACGTCGAGACGCGCAAGCAGATCCACCTGATCCGCGACGCGCTGGGCCGGCTGGCCAAGGACTTCACGCTGTTCGACAAACGCATGGAAAAACTCGCCACTCACATCCGTCAGGCGCACGACGACGTGCAGGAAGTCGCCATTTCCAGCCGCAAGATCAGCGGTCAGTTCGTGCGCATCGAGCGCGCCGAGGCCGACGCACTGAGGTCGCTGGACACGCCGGAGGACGGCGCATGA
- a CDS encoding AEC family transporter, which translates to MNAALQQILLAAPLFVLVFVGYGIVHWGGWPKAAADALAKFVFTIALPAMLFRLMSGFASLPPVDVRLLAAFFGGCLVVFLLGRLVSAKLFRLDGVSQSVFALGGVFSNNVLLGLPLTRILLGEEAMPAAALVVVFNALTLWTLVTVSVEWAKTGALTLAGFGKTARGVLTNPLVASILAGTVFSLTGFQLPSLIDQPLKLLGDAALPMSLIALGMGLAEFGVREGWQQSVSISVLKLLAHPLVVWGLAVLLGLPPVETQAVVLLASLSVGANVYLMSRQFHVMQGPVASSLLMSTALAALTTPLMLALVAATV; encoded by the coding sequence ATGAACGCCGCGCTCCAGCAGATCCTGCTCGCCGCGCCGCTGTTCGTTCTGGTGTTCGTCGGCTACGGCATCGTTCATTGGGGCGGCTGGCCGAAAGCGGCGGCCGACGCGCTGGCCAAGTTCGTGTTCACCATCGCGCTGCCCGCCATGCTGTTCCGGTTGATGAGCGGCTTCGCCAGCCTGCCGCCGGTGGACGTTCGGCTGCTGGCCGCCTTCTTCGGCGGCTGCCTCGTCGTGTTCCTGCTCGGCCGCCTGGTGTCGGCGAAACTGTTCCGGCTCGACGGCGTGTCGCAGTCGGTGTTCGCGCTGGGCGGCGTGTTCTCGAACAACGTGCTGCTCGGCCTGCCGCTCACCCGCATCCTGCTGGGTGAAGAGGCCATGCCGGCGGCCGCGCTGGTGGTCGTGTTCAACGCGCTGACGCTATGGACGCTGGTCACTGTGTCGGTCGAGTGGGCGAAGACCGGTGCGCTGACGCTGGCCGGTTTCGGCAAGACCGCACGCGGCGTGCTGACCAATCCGCTGGTCGCGTCGATCCTGGCAGGCACCGTGTTCAGTCTGACCGGTTTCCAGCTGCCGTCGCTGATCGACCAGCCGCTGAAGCTACTGGGCGACGCCGCGCTGCCGATGTCGCTGATCGCGCTCGGCATGGGGCTGGCGGAGTTCGGCGTACGCGAAGGCTGGCAGCAGAGCGTCAGCATCAGCGTGCTGAAGCTGCTCGCCCACCCGCTGGTGGTGTGGGGGCTGGCGGTGCTGCTCGGTCTGCCGCCGGTGGAGACGCAGGCGGTGGTACTGCTCGCCTCGCTGTCGGTCGGCGCCAACGTCTATCTGATGTCGCGCCAGTTCCACGTCATGCAGGGGCCGGTGGCCAGCAGCCTGCTGATGTCCACCGCGCTCGCCGCGCTGACCACGCCGCTGATGCTGGCGCTGGTTGCGGCGACTGTGTGA
- a CDS encoding CysB family HTH-type transcriptional regulator codes for MNFQQLRIIRETVRRQFNLTEVANALFTSQSGVSKHIKDLEDELGVELFVRKGKRLLGLTEPGSELVEIVERMLLDAGNIKRLAEQFARRDEGQLRIATTHTQARYALPRVVTEFKRLFPKVHLVLLQASPTEIVDLLNDGEADIGIATETLSAAPELVTFPFHSWHHAAIVPAGHPLEAVKPLTLEALAEHPVVTYHEGFTGRARIDATFARAGLLPDIVMSALDADVIKTYVELGLGAGIIASVAFDPVRDSGLRLLDSEHLFEANTTLIALRRKHYLRSYAYRFIELCEPSLNEVTVKAALKPSAED; via the coding sequence ATGAATTTCCAGCAGCTCCGCATCATTCGCGAAACCGTCAGGCGCCAGTTCAACCTGACCGAAGTCGCCAACGCGCTGTTCACGTCGCAGTCCGGCGTGAGCAAGCACATCAAGGACCTGGAGGACGAACTGGGCGTCGAGCTCTTCGTCCGCAAGGGCAAGCGTCTGCTCGGCCTGACCGAGCCAGGCAGCGAACTGGTCGAGATCGTCGAGCGCATGCTGCTCGATGCCGGCAACATCAAGCGGCTGGCCGAACAGTTCGCCCGTCGCGACGAGGGTCAGCTGCGCATCGCCACCACGCACACCCAGGCGCGCTACGCACTGCCGCGCGTGGTGACCGAGTTCAAGCGCCTCTTCCCCAAGGTGCACCTGGTGCTGCTGCAGGCCAGCCCGACCGAAATCGTCGATCTGCTGAACGACGGCGAAGCGGACATCGGCATCGCGACCGAAACGCTGTCGGCGGCGCCGGAACTGGTGACCTTCCCCTTCCATTCCTGGCATCACGCGGCCATCGTGCCGGCCGGGCACCCGCTGGAAGCGGTGAAACCGCTGACGCTCGAAGCGCTGGCCGAACACCCGGTGGTGACCTATCACGAAGGCTTCACCGGCCGCGCGCGCATCGACGCCACCTTCGCCCGCGCCGGTCTGCTGCCGGACATCGTCATGTCCGCACTCGATGCCGACGTGATCAAGACCTATGTCGAACTGGGCCTGGGCGCCGGCATCATCGCCTCGGTCGCCTTCGACCCGGTCCGCGACAGCGGCCTGCGCCTGCTCGACAGCGAACACCTGTTCGAGGCAAACACCACGCTGATCGCGCTGCGCCGCAAGCACTACCTGCGCAGCTACGCCTACCGCTTCATCGAACTGTGCGAACCGTCGCTGAACGAGGTGACGGTGAAGGCCGCGCTGAAACCGAGCGCCGAAGACTGA
- a CDS encoding sulfate/molybdate ABC transporter ATP-binding protein, with product MSIQVQNIHKAFGDFVALGDVSLDFPTGELVALLGPSGCGKTTLLRIIAGLESADSGRVLLDGEDASDTHVRERHVGFVFQHYALFRHMSVFDNVAFGLRMKPRSQRPSEKVIRTKVHDLLKLVQLDWLADRFPAQLSGGQRQRIALARALAVEPRVLLLDEPFGALDAKVRKELRRWLRRLHDELHITSIFVTHDQEEALEVADRVVLMDHGKVEQIGTPEEVYRHPATPFVYGFLGAVNPFHAHVDGDALRVGDERLPHVADGFAHGDKVIAFARPHELDILTDAAATDGVPARISRVLSFGVTARVELDGLNGATGQHFEVELTRERVAALALAEGQTVRLQPSRLRVFAR from the coding sequence ATGAGCATCCAGGTCCAGAACATCCACAAGGCCTTCGGCGACTTCGTCGCGCTGGGCGACGTGTCACTCGACTTCCCGACCGGCGAGCTGGTCGCGCTGCTGGGCCCGTCCGGCTGCGGCAAGACCACGCTGCTGCGCATCATCGCCGGACTCGAATCGGCGGACAGCGGCCGCGTGCTGCTCGACGGCGAGGACGCCTCCGACACCCATGTGCGCGAACGCCACGTTGGTTTCGTGTTCCAGCACTACGCGCTGTTCCGCCACATGAGCGTGTTCGACAACGTGGCTTTCGGCCTGCGCATGAAGCCGCGCAGCCAGCGGCCGTCGGAAAAGGTCATCCGCACCAAGGTGCACGACCTGCTGAAGCTGGTGCAGCTGGACTGGCTGGCCGACCGCTTCCCGGCTCAGCTGTCGGGCGGTCAGCGCCAGCGCATTGCGCTGGCCCGCGCGCTGGCGGTCGAACCGCGCGTGCTGCTGCTCGACGAACCGTTCGGCGCGCTCGACGCCAAGGTGCGCAAGGAACTGCGCCGCTGGCTGCGCCGGCTGCACGACGAACTGCACATCACCTCCATCTTCGTCACCCACGACCAGGAGGAGGCGCTCGAAGTGGCCGACCGCGTGGTGCTGATGGACCACGGCAAGGTCGAGCAGATCGGCACGCCGGAAGAGGTATACCGTCACCCGGCCACGCCCTTCGTCTATGGCTTCCTCGGCGCGGTGAACCCCTTCCACGCTCACGTGGACGGTGACGCGCTGCGCGTCGGCGACGAGCGGCTGCCGCACGTCGCCGACGGCTTCGCGCACGGCGACAAGGTGATCGCCTTCGCCCGGCCGCACGAGCTGGACATCCTGACCGACGCCGCCGCAACCGACGGCGTGCCGGCGCGGATCAGTCGCGTGCTGTCCTTCGGCGTCACCGCCCGGGTCGAGCTGGACGGACTGAATGGCGCCACCGGCCAGCACTTCGAAGTGGAACTGACACGCGAGCGCGTCGCCGCACTGGCGCTGGCTGAAGGCCAGACCGTACGCCTGCAGCCGTCGCGGCTGCGCGTGTTCGCGCGCTGA
- the cysW gene encoding sulfate ABC transporter permease subunit CysW, translating into MAAATTLHAAGDVAARFEGRAATREPAWVKWTIIAVSLTFFVLFLLMPLIAVFVEALRKGWDTYLAALVEPDALSAIKLTLIAAVIAVPLNLTFGVSAAWAITKFNFRGKHFLITLIDLPFSVSPVVAGLIYVLVFGAQGWFGPWLQEHDLKIIFAVPGIVLATVFVTFPFIARELIPLMQAQGKEEEEAAVVLGANGWQTFWHVTLPNIKWGLLYGVILTNARAMGEFGAVSVVSGHIRGLTNTMPLHVEILYNEYQFAAAFAVASLLALLALVTLGVKTWIEHQARRDS; encoded by the coding sequence ATGGCAGCCGCCACCACACTGCACGCCGCCGGCGACGTCGCGGCGCGCTTCGAAGGCCGGGCCGCCACGCGCGAGCCGGCCTGGGTCAAATGGACGATCATCGCCGTCTCGCTCACCTTCTTCGTCCTCTTCCTGCTGATGCCGCTGATCGCGGTGTTCGTCGAGGCGCTGCGCAAGGGCTGGGACACCTATCTGGCCGCGCTGGTCGAGCCGGACGCGCTGTCGGCGATCAAGCTCACGCTGATCGCCGCGGTGATCGCGGTGCCGCTGAATCTGACCTTCGGCGTGTCGGCCGCGTGGGCGATCACCAAGTTCAACTTCCGCGGCAAGCATTTCCTGATCACGCTGATCGACCTGCCCTTCTCGGTGTCACCGGTGGTCGCCGGCCTGATCTACGTGCTGGTGTTCGGCGCGCAGGGCTGGTTCGGACCCTGGCTGCAGGAACATGACCTGAAGATCATCTTCGCCGTGCCGGGCATCGTGCTGGCCACCGTCTTCGTCACCTTCCCCTTCATCGCCCGCGAGCTGATTCCGCTGATGCAGGCGCAGGGCAAGGAGGAGGAGGAAGCCGCGGTGGTGCTGGGCGCCAACGGCTGGCAGACCTTCTGGCACGTCACCCTGCCCAATATCAAATGGGGCCTGCTGTACGGCGTCATCCTGACCAATGCGCGGGCGATGGGCGAGTTCGGCGCCGTGTCGGTGGTGTCCGGCCACATCCGCGGCCTGACCAACACGATGCCGCTGCATGTCGAAATTCTCTACAACGAATACCAGTTCGCAGCCGCCTTCGCCGTCGCGTCGCTGCTCGCCCTGCTGGCGCTGGTGACCCTGGGCGTCAAGACCTGGATCGAACACCAGGCAAGGAGGGACTCGTGA